The Streptomyces sp. Je 1-332 genome has a window encoding:
- the cobT gene encoding nicotinate-nucleotide--dimethylbenzimidazole phosphoribosyltransferase, with product MTDTGQVPGEGLPENAGMVEQPGVPAPGAYTYLDPSENPAASVAPADEDDLLLMPGAQGAWSEPQPAQPLPQAQPGVPEQQGVGQQGVGQQGLGQAVVNQYAAGQHAAGQPVAAPSLAEQPVMDQALVDQGLMDQSLVDQSLAAGQHAAAPQVFAPQVFAQQAVGQQSGGQPQATHQPGPHETGGRDSGSVDLNGVRMPGAPTPAPASHPGPARRPLHRGPSGPAVPDGSGSPVRSLADRGPAGAPQHAAPARHAGPPTVGPEYLDIPRDEEGGPLQGQQLGENAPQGATPWTSQPQHSQAPQHSQALQPSQEQAEQAEQAAQPAAPAETVVPDGAPVTPVTPVALAAPVTEGTPGAEGTSEPHDAQDAQGSQDAVVPEAPQPAPDAETPVVAFPQAADAADAMDAEQQSAVQPQPHQPSAVEPSSLAAPEASQEPAHAPDTGRPQFAMAGAQPWSDAPLAGAGLAAQGPHIPQAPQAPQATPYAEAPMAHAPQGEGLPGDAHQPFADPQAPAPLGQFVPVEGSVPTTPHLAPTPPHAMSVPPEHTEAPQPEVPEAEPEPAEAEAAPQAADIPEAPATPEATEAPEPVVAQEPSTLLETAEATEAAEAPEPASPQPAATVPAPRDGGDGGEPAAATPASETAPEAVPNAVPEAAEEPVAVAQELAEAAPEAALPEATPLEATPLEVDAPAEAETAVAAEAPEPVAVVEAEPAGAPEAADLAETTDEPSEPVQQPEQPQQAGAPAAPGYDDAEREAVLRVMRERRDIRNGFRSDAIPHEVLLRVLEAAHTAPSVGHSQPWDFVVIRSAETRRTMHELAMRQKDAYAKSLPKGRAKQFKELKIEAILDTPVNIVVTADPTRGGRHTLGRHTQPQMAPYSSALAVENLWLAARAEGLGVGWVSFFDEREMVRALGLPEHLEVVAYLCVGYVDEFPEEPELMQAGWSKRRPLSWVVHEETYGRRALPGEDPSDLLAETVSNIRPLDAKALGEAWERQKRMTKPPGALGMLEIISAQLSGLSRQCPPPIPEPAAVAIFAGDHGVHAQGVTAWPQEVTAQMVANFLGGGAVCNAFANQVGAEVCVIDVGVASELPATPGLLPRKIRAGTADMTTGPALSREEVKAAVEVGIETARDLVAAGNKALLTGEMGIANTTASAALISVYTDTDPGEVTGRGTGINDEMHGRKVDVVRRALELHQPDPADPIGVLAAIGGLEHAAMVGLLLGGASLRTPVILDGVSAGAAALVARAIAPEVLAACIAGHRSAEPGHVAALNKLGLRPLVDLDLRLGEGTGALLALPVVQSAARAMHEVATFDSAGVTEK from the coding sequence ATGACCGACACCGGCCAGGTCCCGGGCGAGGGACTGCCGGAGAACGCAGGCATGGTGGAGCAGCCGGGCGTCCCCGCCCCGGGTGCGTACACCTACCTCGACCCCTCCGAGAATCCCGCCGCGAGCGTCGCCCCCGCAGACGAAGACGACCTGTTGCTGATGCCGGGTGCCCAGGGCGCCTGGAGCGAGCCGCAGCCGGCACAGCCGCTGCCGCAGGCCCAGCCGGGAGTGCCCGAACAGCAGGGCGTTGGTCAGCAGGGCGTTGGGCAGCAGGGCTTGGGTCAGGCTGTGGTCAACCAATACGCGGCCGGGCAGCATGCGGCGGGTCAGCCTGTGGCGGCGCCTTCCCTGGCGGAACAGCCCGTGATGGACCAGGCTCTGGTGGACCAGGGCTTGATGGATCAGTCCTTGGTGGATCAATCCTTGGCTGCGGGGCAGCACGCTGCGGCCCCGCAGGTGTTCGCCCCGCAGGTGTTCGCCCAGCAGGCGGTCGGGCAGCAGTCGGGCGGGCAGCCGCAGGCCACGCATCAGCCCGGCCCGCACGAGACGGGCGGCCGCGACAGTGGCTCGGTCGATCTGAACGGCGTCCGGATGCCGGGTGCGCCCACCCCGGCGCCCGCGTCGCATCCCGGTCCCGCCCGCCGCCCGCTGCACCGGGGGCCCTCGGGTCCCGCCGTGCCCGACGGCTCGGGGAGTCCCGTACGTTCCCTCGCCGACCGTGGCCCGGCCGGTGCGCCGCAGCACGCCGCGCCCGCTCGGCACGCGGGGCCGCCCACGGTGGGGCCCGAGTACCTCGACATCCCGCGTGACGAGGAAGGGGGGCCGCTGCAGGGGCAGCAGCTCGGTGAGAACGCGCCGCAGGGCGCGACGCCGTGGACGTCCCAGCCGCAGCACTCCCAGGCGCCGCAGCATTCCCAGGCATTGCAGCCTTCTCAGGAGCAGGCCGAGCAGGCCGAGCAGGCTGCGCAGCCCGCCGCACCAGCAGAAACGGTCGTCCCGGACGGCGCTCCCGTCACTCCGGTCACTCCCGTTGCTCTCGCCGCTCCCGTCACAGAGGGCACGCCGGGCGCAGAGGGCACATCGGAACCGCATGACGCTCAGGACGCACAGGGCTCGCAGGACGCGGTGGTACCCGAGGCCCCGCAGCCCGCCCCGGACGCCGAAACGCCCGTCGTCGCCTTCCCGCAGGCCGCGGATGCCGCCGACGCCATGGACGCCGAGCAGCAGTCGGCCGTACAGCCGCAGCCCCACCAGCCCTCTGCCGTGGAACCGTCCTCGCTCGCAGCCCCGGAAGCGAGCCAGGAGCCCGCGCACGCTCCTGACACCGGCCGGCCGCAGTTCGCCATGGCCGGGGCACAGCCCTGGTCGGACGCGCCGCTCGCCGGCGCGGGGCTCGCGGCCCAGGGTCCGCACATCCCGCAGGCCCCTCAGGCCCCGCAGGCCACACCGTACGCAGAGGCCCCCATGGCCCACGCGCCCCAGGGCGAGGGACTCCCCGGCGACGCACACCAGCCCTTCGCGGACCCCCAGGCTCCCGCGCCCCTGGGCCAGTTCGTGCCGGTCGAGGGCTCGGTGCCGACCACGCCGCACCTGGCGCCGACGCCTCCGCACGCCATGTCCGTACCCCCGGAGCACACCGAGGCCCCGCAGCCCGAGGTCCCCGAAGCCGAGCCGGAGCCGGCCGAGGCCGAGGCCGCCCCTCAGGCAGCCGACATCCCGGAGGCTCCGGCGACGCCGGAGGCCACCGAGGCCCCCGAGCCCGTCGTCGCCCAGGAGCCCTCGACCCTCCTCGAAACCGCCGAAGCCACCGAGGCCGCCGAAGCCCCCGAGCCCGCATCCCCACAGCCCGCGGCCACCGTGCCCGCACCGCGTGACGGCGGGGACGGCGGGGAGCCCGCAGCGGCGACTCCCGCGTCGGAGACAGCACCGGAAGCGGTACCAAATGCGGTACCGGAAGCGGCAGAGGAGCCCGTGGCCGTGGCGCAGGAACTGGCGGAGGCGGCCCCCGAAGCGGCGCTCCCCGAAGCCACGCCCCTCGAAGCCACGCCCCTCGAAGTGGACGCGCCCGCCGAAGCGGAGACCGCCGTAGCCGCCGAGGCTCCCGAGCCCGTGGCCGTCGTCGAAGCCGAGCCTGCCGGGGCGCCCGAAGCCGCCGACCTGGCGGAAACCACGGACGAGCCCTCGGAGCCCGTCCAGCAGCCGGAGCAGCCCCAGCAGGCGGGGGCGCCCGCCGCCCCCGGCTACGACGACGCCGAGCGCGAAGCCGTCCTGCGCGTGATGCGCGAACGCCGCGACATCCGCAACGGCTTCCGCAGCGACGCCATCCCGCACGAGGTGCTGCTCCGCGTCCTGGAGGCGGCCCACACGGCGCCCTCCGTGGGCCACTCGCAGCCCTGGGACTTCGTCGTCATCCGCTCGGCGGAGACGCGCCGCACGATGCACGAACTGGCCATGCGCCAGAAGGACGCGTATGCCAAGTCGCTTCCCAAGGGCCGCGCGAAGCAGTTCAAGGAACTGAAGATCGAGGCGATCCTCGACACCCCGGTGAACATCGTCGTCACCGCCGACCCGACCCGGGGCGGCCGCCACACCCTCGGCCGGCACACCCAGCCGCAGATGGCCCCGTACTCCTCGGCCCTCGCCGTCGAGAACCTCTGGCTCGCGGCCCGCGCCGAGGGCCTCGGTGTCGGCTGGGTGAGCTTCTTCGACGAGCGCGAGATGGTCAGGGCCCTCGGCCTGCCCGAGCACCTCGAAGTGGTCGCGTACCTCTGCGTCGGATACGTCGACGAGTTCCCGGAGGAGCCCGAGCTGATGCAGGCAGGCTGGTCCAAGCGCCGCCCGCTCTCGTGGGTCGTGCACGAGGAGACGTACGGACGGCGCGCGCTGCCCGGCGAGGACCCGAGCGACCTGCTGGCCGAGACCGTCTCCAACATCCGCCCGCTGGACGCGAAGGCGCTCGGCGAGGCGTGGGAGCGGCAGAAGCGCATGACGAAGCCGCCGGGCGCGCTCGGCATGCTGGAGATCATCTCCGCGCAGCTCTCCGGCCTCTCCCGGCAGTGCCCGCCGCCGATCCCGGAGCCCGCGGCCGTCGCGATCTTCGCGGGCGACCACGGCGTGCACGCCCAGGGCGTCACCGCCTGGCCCCAGGAGGTGACCGCGCAGATGGTCGCCAACTTCCTCGGCGGTGGCGCGGTCTGCAACGCCTTCGCCAACCAGGTGGGCGCCGAGGTCTGCGTCATCGACGTGGGCGTGGCCAGTGAACTCCCGGCCACCCCCGGCCTGTTGCCCCGCAAGATCCGCGCGGGCACGGCCGACATGACGACCGGACCCGCGCTGAGCCGCGAGGAGGTCAAGGCGGCCGTCGAGGTGGGCATCGAGACCGCCCGCGATCTGGTGGCGGCGGGCAACAAGGCCCTGCTCACCGGCGAGATGGGCATCGCGAACACCACGGCGTCCGCGGCCCTCATCTCCGTCTACACGGACACGGACCCGGGCGAGGTGACCGGCCGTGGCACCGGCATCAACGACGAGATGCACGGCCGCAAGGTCGACGTCGTGCGCCGCGCCCTCGAACTGCACCAGCCCGACCCGGCCGACCCCATCGGCGTCCTCGCGGCCATCGGCGGCCTGGAGCACGCCGCGATGGTCGGCCTCCTCCTGGGCGGCGCCTCCCTCCGTACGCCGGTGATCCTGGACGGCGTGAGCGCCGGCGCGGCGGCCCTGGTCGCCCGCGCCATCGCCCCCGAGGTCCTCGCGGCCTGCATCGCGGGCCACCGCAGCGCGGAGCCGGGCCACGTGGCGGCCCTGAACAAGCTGGGCCTGCGCCCCTTGGTCGACCTCGACCTCCGCCTGGGCGAGGGCACCGGTGCCCTCCTGGCCCTGCCGGTGGTGCAGAGCGCGGCGCGCGCGATGCACGAGGTGGCCACGTTCGACTCGGCGGGGGTCACCGAGAAGTAG
- the cbiE gene encoding precorrin-6y C5,15-methyltransferase (decarboxylating) subunit CbiE — MADRVTVIGWDGSPLTAAARSALGAATLVAGAAHHLTLAEVPPTAERIRLGSVSLAARRIAAHRGTAVVLADGDPGFFGVVRTLRAPEFGLEVEVVPAVSSVAQAFARAGMPWDDAQVVVAHPRTLRRAVNVCRAHTKVAVLTSPGAGPAELGLLLQGVHRTFVICEELGTEREQVTVLTSDKAADHTWRDPNVVIVIGGPVAASDTGWIAGRDPGTPRGWALPAPAYGGEDGLGEGESDRLRAAQLARTGPRVGDLVWDIGCGSGAFTAEAARFGAAVIAVDADPDACARTTSVARHFGVQPQVVHGMAPHILEDLPEPDVVRIGGGGAEVVSAVADRRPARIVTHASTRDAAELIGRGLTEHGYAVECALLQSVELDTRAWTERERTVVFLLSGQLPDRAP, encoded by the coding sequence GGACGGTTCGCCGCTGACCGCCGCCGCGCGCTCGGCGCTCGGCGCCGCCACACTCGTCGCGGGCGCCGCTCACCACCTGACGCTCGCCGAAGTGCCGCCGACCGCGGAACGGATCCGCCTGGGCAGCGTGAGCCTGGCCGCCCGCCGCATCGCCGCCCACCGCGGCACCGCCGTGGTCCTGGCCGACGGCGACCCCGGCTTCTTCGGCGTCGTCCGCACGCTGCGCGCCCCCGAATTCGGCCTCGAGGTCGAAGTCGTGCCCGCCGTCTCGTCCGTCGCCCAGGCCTTCGCCCGCGCCGGGATGCCCTGGGACGACGCCCAGGTCGTGGTCGCCCACCCCCGCACGCTGCGCCGCGCCGTGAACGTCTGCCGTGCGCACACCAAGGTCGCCGTCCTCACCTCGCCCGGCGCGGGTCCGGCCGAGCTCGGCCTGCTCCTCCAGGGTGTGCACCGCACCTTCGTGATCTGCGAGGAGCTCGGCACCGAGCGCGAACAGGTCACCGTCCTCACCTCGGACAAGGCCGCCGACCACACCTGGCGCGACCCGAACGTCGTCATCGTCATCGGCGGCCCGGTCGCCGCCTCCGACACCGGCTGGATCGCGGGACGCGACCCGGGCACCCCGCGCGGCTGGGCGCTGCCCGCTCCCGCCTACGGCGGCGAGGACGGCCTCGGCGAGGGCGAGAGCGACCGCCTGCGGGCCGCCCAACTCGCCCGCACCGGACCCCGCGTGGGCGACCTGGTCTGGGACATCGGCTGCGGCAGCGGCGCCTTCACCGCGGAGGCGGCACGCTTCGGCGCCGCCGTCATCGCCGTCGACGCCGACCCCGACGCCTGCGCGCGCACCACGTCGGTCGCCCGCCACTTCGGCGTACAGCCGCAGGTCGTGCACGGCATGGCGCCGCACATCCTCGAAGACCTGCCCGAGCCCGATGTCGTACGGATCGGGGGCGGGGGAGCCGAGGTGGTCTCGGCCGTCGCCGACCGGCGCCCGGCGCGCATCGTGACGCACGCGTCGACCCGCGACGCGGCCGAACTCATCGGCAGGGGCCTGACGGAGCACGGATACGCGGTCGAGTGCGCGCTGCTCCAGTCCGTCGAGCTCGACACGCGCGCGTGGACGGAGCGGGAGCGGACCGTGGTCTTCCTGCTCTCCGGACAGTTGCCCGATCGCGCCCCGTGA